A stretch of the Lactuca sativa cultivar Salinas chromosome 9, Lsat_Salinas_v11, whole genome shotgun sequence genome encodes the following:
- the LOC111882846 gene encoding uncharacterized protein LOC111882846, with the protein MVVTEGEPSAKSTFHLAFTVTNIKNSIAIIIKQDDDHYAIHVDFFHIHICVYNVKYHNDKKLPKPTNIDNTTWTRLDALVKQRIYNTISPELAHTIMKPGATTLGLLKHLQEIIQDNRTTRSVYLKEKFNKKYLLAFSNITDYCACLNKLADQLKNVVNPISEIKMVLKLVSRLTKGEYYMVATIIQQTDPLPSFNKAKSSLHLDFFFS; encoded by the coding sequence ATGGTTGTTACTGAAGGCGAACCTTCTGCCAAATCCACCTTCCACCTGGCGTTCACTGTTACCAATATAAAGAACAGCATCGCTATCATTATTAAACAAGATGATGATCACTATGCGATACATGTGGATTTCTTTCACATTCACATATGTGTCTACAATGTCAAATATCACAATGACAAGAAATTGCCAAAGCCAACTAATATTGACAATACTACATGGACCCGTCTCGATGCCCTAGTGAAACAACGGATTTATAACACCATATCCCCAGAACTCGCCCACACCATCATGAAACCTGGTGCTACTACCCTTGGTCTTTTGAAACATCtgcaagaaatcatccaagacaACCGCACCACTAGATCCGTTTATCTCAAGGAGAAATTCAACAAAAAATATCTTTTGGCTTTCTCCAACATCACTGATTACTGTGCATGCCTCAACAAACTTGCCGATCAACTCAAGAATGTGGTCAATCCCATATCAGAAATAAAAATGGTGCTTAAACTTGTCTCAAGACTCACTAAGGGCGAGTATTACATGGTTGCCACCATCATTCAACAGACAGACCCTCTTCCTAGCTTTAATAAAGCAAAATCAAGCCTCcaccttgatttttttttttcgtaa